In one Dehalogenimonas formicexedens genomic region, the following are encoded:
- a CDS encoding beta strand repeat-containing protein, translated as MSHTSSMKRTFNLWAIPAAILLAATAIFALAFPANAQAVGTYTIAGTGVNANIDSAVDATGVTHVVYERGGSIYYNPGTTSATEEVVDTPPATVTDSHPAIAIGPDGLPQVVFAATDGQYYTKRSAPAGTAGTWSALVLIGGPPMAGYPDIAVNSANAPTVVFADADPVTTLADVSIATGPNQGTGTFDVTTLIWSGFSDATGGSLFSNPHIAVDSAGAYHVIANHESVTAAGVHSFSVIYDTNAGAAGNSLESLARASAANLSQNPITAAPTLGVMVGYDQAGSAYTATLGATWSEAVLGAFTQVSMTSDANMVAVVYVNGTSVTYALSGGGGVFSTGTLVAAGSNPSATLMPTGTTPNLSVYYLVAAGANTSVMLNVVAYPTVPPMVTTQPVSQSIVYGANAIFTAAANGLPAPTVQWQMSMDNGVTWMNIMGATTPTLTLTKPSVTNAMMPMQVRAAFSNGTTVNSAVATLTVTARPITVTAAAATKVYGAADPALTYTITVGSLAAGDTLSGSLARAAGENVGTYPINRGTLANTNYAITYFGASFTITGAPITVTADAKAKFYGDVDPALTYQITAGALVGTDTLTGALTRAAGETVGVYAISQGTLANTNYTITFVGANFTVNKATPVITWASPGSVLLGTVLSASQLNATATSPYAPFAAIPGTFNYNPSAGTALNVGGSQFLSLVFLPTDTTNYVSPVNATVTINVTNNKITPVIVWANPADIAYGTQLGSGQLNATANEPPVPPSVNPGAPVAGTFTYVPALGTVLGVGQSQTLQVTFTPTDTATYNGAVGTVTINVTKATLTPTVIAPNKVYDGTNSSTFTNGTPTGVVGTDVVTISGGTATFADANVGTGKTVTVTGLVLGGANAGNYQLSAAPVTATANITAKPLNVTGITAANKVYDRTTAATVSGTAALLAAEATGTGTATDGKPYTGDTVSVSGTAAGAFATATAGTAKVVNITGLTLGGTSAGNYSLTAATTTANITQKTLTITGAFTANNKTYDGSASATIGTNTLNLTGIINPDVVTLNAVAAFADATVGTGKVVSLTGSTLTGADAANYSILFDGATPTATADIAAAPAGGGGGGGGGGFGSQLIGINLAGTSPFMDGNGKSLTAGAISTTDGKLTLNIPVGVFIWNAAGAAQPFLSAQTPASVPGAPAQGKIVSSFEMGTTGVTFNPGINMVFKYTVADIAGLTESGLYIAWWDGTAWVKLTSTVDTAAKTVTATITHFTTFALIGLQAPPTTTPPPTTVPPTTNPPTTNPPTTNPPTTTLPTTSQTTNPPTTQPGGGTNWLLIGLVVAAALILAIVLFVGSRSKKTP; from the coding sequence ATGAGCCATACATCTTCGATGAAGAGAACCTTCAATCTATGGGCGATACCCGCTGCGATACTTTTGGCAGCTACGGCGATATTTGCGTTGGCTTTTCCGGCCAATGCCCAGGCGGTGGGCACATACACCATCGCCGGAACAGGCGTTAATGCCAACATCGACTCGGCTGTTGACGCCACCGGGGTAACCCACGTTGTTTATGAGCGCGGAGGGAGCATCTACTACAATCCGGGCACAACCTCCGCGACAGAAGAAGTGGTTGATACTCCACCTGCAACTGTGACAGATAGCCATCCGGCGATTGCCATCGGACCTGATGGACTGCCCCAGGTGGTCTTTGCCGCAACTGATGGCCAATACTATACCAAGCGCAGCGCCCCGGCCGGCACCGCCGGTACCTGGTCTGCGCTCGTCTTGATCGGAGGCCCTCCGATGGCCGGCTATCCCGATATCGCGGTTAATAGCGCCAACGCTCCGACCGTAGTTTTTGCAGACGCAGATCCAGTTACTACATTAGCCGACGTTTCGATCGCGACCGGACCCAATCAAGGGACCGGAACCTTCGATGTTACCACGTTAATATGGAGCGGTTTTTCCGACGCTACCGGTGGATCTTTGTTTTCGAACCCGCACATCGCGGTTGATTCGGCTGGAGCTTATCACGTTATCGCCAATCATGAGTCAGTTACTGCCGCCGGTGTCCATAGTTTCAGCGTCATTTACGACACTAACGCCGGCGCAGCGGGTAACAGCCTTGAATCCCTCGCAAGAGCCAGCGCGGCTAACCTGAGCCAGAATCCCATCACCGCCGCTCCGACTCTTGGAGTCATGGTTGGATACGACCAGGCTGGCAGCGCCTATACTGCCACGCTCGGAGCTACCTGGTCGGAGGCAGTTTTGGGTGCCTTCACCCAGGTAAGTATGACCTCTGACGCTAACATGGTGGCAGTGGTTTATGTTAATGGTACCAGCGTTACATACGCTTTAAGCGGAGGAGGTGGTGTATTCAGTACCGGCACCCTGGTGGCAGCCGGTTCAAACCCATCGGCGACTTTGATGCCGACAGGTACAACTCCAAATCTTTCCGTCTATTACCTGGTGGCTGCCGGTGCCAATACTAGTGTCATGTTGAACGTAGTGGCCTATCCCACTGTTCCTCCGATGGTCACGACCCAACCGGTCAGCCAATCTATTGTCTATGGAGCAAATGCTATATTCACCGCCGCGGCTAACGGTTTGCCGGCTCCGACGGTCCAATGGCAGATGAGCATGGACAACGGTGTCACCTGGATGAATATCATGGGCGCTACAACGCCTACTCTCACCTTGACCAAGCCTTCAGTGACCAATGCCATGATGCCGATGCAGGTGAGAGCAGCATTCTCTAACGGCACTACCGTCAACTCTGCGGTCGCCACCCTGACAGTCACCGCCAGGCCGATCACTGTAACCGCCGCGGCTGCGACAAAGGTCTATGGAGCCGCCGATCCGGCTCTCACCTACACCATCACCGTCGGTTCTTTAGCAGCAGGTGATACATTATCGGGCTCACTGGCTCGCGCTGCCGGCGAAAATGTCGGAACTTACCCGATCAACAGGGGCACGCTTGCTAATACGAACTATGCGATAACCTACTTCGGGGCAAGTTTCACGATCACCGGCGCACCTATCACCGTTACCGCTGACGCCAAGGCTAAATTCTATGGTGACGTGGATCCTGCTTTGACATATCAGATTACGGCAGGAGCCCTTGTTGGCACTGACACTTTAACAGGGGCTTTAACACGAGCGGCTGGTGAGACAGTTGGAGTCTACGCGATTTCGCAAGGAACACTAGCAAATACCAACTATACGATAACCTTTGTGGGTGCGAATTTCACGGTCAACAAAGCGACTCCAGTCATCACCTGGGCTTCTCCAGGAAGTGTTCTCCTGGGCACGGTGTTGAGTGCTTCGCAGTTGAATGCAACTGCAACCTCCCCCTATGCCCCGTTTGCGGCGATTCCCGGTACGTTTAACTATAATCCTTCGGCAGGGACCGCTCTGAACGTTGGAGGAAGTCAGTTCCTAAGCTTGGTTTTCTTGCCAACAGATACAACGAATTACGTGTCACCTGTTAATGCTACTGTTACCATCAACGTTACTAACAATAAAATCACTCCTGTTATAGTATGGGCTAATCCGGCCGACATCGCCTATGGTACTCAGTTGGGATCTGGACAACTTAACGCAACTGCGAACGAACCCCCGGTTCCGCCCTCTGTTAACCCAGGCGCTCCCGTTGCTGGAACATTCACTTACGTTCCAGCTTTGGGTACGGTTTTGGGCGTCGGGCAGAGTCAAACATTGCAGGTGACCTTTACTCCCACCGACACTGCAACCTATAACGGAGCTGTAGGCACCGTAACAATCAACGTCACCAAAGCCACCCTCACCCCAACCGTGATAGCTCCTAACAAGGTCTATGATGGTACTAACTCTTCCACCTTCACTAACGGCACACCGACCGGTGTTGTCGGCACGGACGTAGTCACTATCAGCGGTGGTACTGCTACTTTCGCCGACGCCAACGTAGGAACGGGTAAAACAGTCACCGTCACCGGTCTTGTCCTGGGAGGCGCGAATGCCGGCAACTACCAGCTTTCTGCTGCCCCGGTTACCGCCACCGCCAACATTACCGCCAAACCCCTGAACGTAACCGGTATCACGGCGGCCAACAAGGTTTATGACCGCACTACCGCAGCAACAGTCAGCGGTACGGCCGCGCTCCTTGCCGCCGAGGCTACCGGAACCGGCACAGCCACCGACGGCAAGCCGTATACGGGCGATACTGTCTCAGTCAGCGGAACCGCGGCTGGAGCTTTTGCTACGGCAACCGCTGGAACAGCCAAGGTTGTGAATATCACCGGCTTGACCCTTGGCGGAACCAGCGCCGGCAACTACAGCCTGACCGCGGCAACGACGACCGCCAACATCACTCAGAAAACGCTGACAATTACCGGTGCATTCACCGCCAACAACAAGACCTACGATGGTTCTGCATCGGCGACCATTGGCACCAATACCTTGAACCTGACCGGCATCATAAACCCGGATGTGGTGACCCTGAACGCAGTCGCTGCTTTCGCTGATGCCACTGTCGGGACGGGAAAGGTTGTGTCCCTGACCGGATCGACTCTTACCGGCGCTGATGCTGCCAACTACTCGATCCTGTTCGACGGCGCCACTCCCACGGCGACCGCGGATATCGCTGCGGCTCCCGCCGGCGGTGGCGGTGGTGGCGGTGGCGGCGGTTTCGGCTCCCAGCTCATCGGCATCAACCTGGCCGGAACCTCGCCCTTCATGGACGGCAACGGCAAGTCCCTGACCGCCGGGGCCATAAGCACCACCGATGGCAAACTGACTCTCAATATCCCCGTCGGCGTCTTCATCTGGAACGCCGCCGGCGCCGCCCAACCCTTCCTATCGGCGCAGACCCCGGCTTCTGTTCCGGGCGCGCCTGCTCAGGGCAAGATCGTCTCTTCCTTTGAAATGGGCACTACCGGCGTGACTTTCAATCCCGGCATCAACATGGTGTTCAAGTACACCGTTGCGGACATCGCAGGACTCACAGAGAGCGGTTTGTACATCGCCTGGTGGGATGGCACTGCCTGGGTGAAACTGACCAGCACCGTCGACACGGCTGCCAAGACGGTGACCGCGACCATCACCCACTTCACCACCTTTGCCCTGATCGGTCTGCAGGCGCCTCCGACCACGACCCCGCCGCCTACGACCGTGCCGCCGACGACTAATCCGCCGACCACTAACCCTCCGACGACCAATCCGCCGACGACGACATTGCCGACGACCTCCCAGACGACCAATCCGCCGACAACTCAACCTGGTGGCGGAACCAACTGGCTGCTCATCGGCCTGGTTGTCGCCGCTGCCCTGATCCTCGCCATAGTCCTCTTCGTAGGCAGCAGGTCGAAGAAAACACCGTAA
- the mobB gene encoding molybdopterin-guanine dinucleotide biosynthesis protein B, with product MPAPVIAFVGRSNSGKTTLLEKIIPELKTRGYRVATVKHVPGHLVEPADERDTNRHLAAGSSTSVINSPEKLIFVKKQSAESSLFDVAWSLSDDFDIILAEGFKNSPVPKILVHRREAGAPPESLSRVVAVVSDEPVALDVNRFGLEDVSLIADFLIDTVIKPSRSRVDLRINGEPVALSNYPAEIIAAVMETMAKTLKGVGEVRDLEFRLKKP from the coding sequence ATGCCCGCTCCCGTAATCGCCTTCGTCGGCAGGAGCAATTCCGGAAAAACCACTCTCCTGGAGAAGATAATCCCCGAGCTGAAGACCCGGGGCTATCGCGTCGCCACGGTGAAACACGTGCCCGGCCATCTGGTCGAGCCGGCTGATGAAAGAGACACCAACAGGCATCTGGCCGCCGGCAGCAGCACTTCCGTGATTAATTCTCCGGAGAAATTGATTTTCGTCAAAAAACAGTCGGCCGAAAGCAGCCTTTTCGATGTTGCCTGGTCGCTCAGCGATGACTTCGACATCATCCTGGCCGAGGGTTTCAAGAATTCACCGGTTCCCAAGATCCTCGTCCATAGGCGGGAGGCGGGGGCGCCCCCGGAATCTCTGAGCCGCGTCGTGGCCGTCGTCAGCGACGAACCCGTTGCCCTCGACGTCAATCGGTTTGGTTTAGAAGATGTGTCTTTAATCGCCGATTTCCTTATCGATACGGTGATCAAGCCTTCAAGGTCGAGGGTTGACCTCAGAATTAACGGGGAACCCGTGGCTCTATCGAACTACCCGGCGGAAATCATCGCCGCGGTCATGGAAACGATGGCTAAAACCCTGAAGGGTGTGGGGGAGGTCAGGGACTTGGAGTTCCGGCTGAAGAAGCCGTAG
- the fdhD gene encoding formate dehydrogenase accessory sulfurtransferase FdhD, with amino-acid sequence MEKTQQIQITRFTAGEPSIIEDEVARERALTIILNGEELVTLLCSPGEFDYLAAGYLASEDLITNATDIKELLVNENTAVVRVDTVGNANVELTYKRVISSGCGRGAALYSAADVSSLKPVTSTLEVGPAQIYQLVRDFQHHNGLYRETGGVHSAAIAGQDSIEFFTEDVGRHNAVDRLFGKALLENFDFSLKMLLTTGRISSEIVSKVARRNVGLLVSRSAPTSSAIELADRLNITLVGFVRGERMNVYTHPGRITGGDAPSSPAATASSAGTPSP; translated from the coding sequence TTGGAAAAGACCCAGCAAATCCAAATAACCCGGTTTACCGCCGGCGAACCCTCGATCATCGAGGATGAGGTAGCGCGGGAACGGGCATTGACCATCATCCTGAACGGCGAAGAGCTGGTGACCCTGCTCTGTTCGCCCGGGGAGTTCGATTACCTGGCGGCAGGCTACCTGGCTTCGGAAGATCTTATTACAAACGCGACCGATATCAAGGAACTCCTGGTCAATGAAAACACCGCGGTGGTCCGGGTCGATACCGTTGGCAACGCCAACGTCGAGCTGACCTATAAAAGAGTTATCTCCTCGGGGTGCGGGCGGGGGGCGGCGCTGTATTCGGCGGCCGATGTCAGTTCTTTAAAACCCGTTACGTCAACCCTGGAAGTCGGGCCGGCCCAAATATACCAGCTGGTACGTGATTTTCAGCACCATAACGGACTTTACAGGGAAACCGGGGGCGTACATTCCGCGGCCATCGCCGGCCAGGACAGCATTGAATTCTTCACCGAGGATGTGGGACGCCATAACGCCGTCGACCGGCTGTTCGGCAAAGCGCTGCTGGAGAATTTCGATTTTTCGTTAAAAATGCTGCTGACCACCGGGCGTATTTCTTCGGAGATCGTTTCCAAGGTCGCCAGGCGGAATGTAGGCCTATTGGTGTCGAGGTCAGCGCCGACCAGCTCGGCCATAGAACTCGCCGACCGGTTGAACATCACCCTGGTGGGGTTCGTCCGCGGCGAGCGGATGAACGTCTACACCCACCCCGGGAGGATAACGGGCGGTGACGCGCCTTCCAGCCCCGCCGCTACGGCTTCTTCAGCCGGAACTCCAAGTCCCTGA
- a CDS encoding MOSC domain-containing protein, whose translation MNAPVNTEGKILSVCFSTKRGTKKKDAASGYLAEDFGLVGDAHAEAHSHRQLSLLDISSVDKMRAQGLDLTFGDFAENITTEGLSLYTLPLGTHLVTSRGVELEITQIGKECHHHCQIYRQVGMCVMPLEGVFARILKAGEVHAGDTIKVVVPESAAA comes from the coding sequence ATGAACGCACCGGTTAACACCGAAGGAAAAATCCTTTCGGTTTGCTTCAGCACAAAGCGCGGCACCAAAAAGAAGGATGCCGCTTCCGGATATCTGGCCGAGGATTTCGGTCTGGTCGGCGACGCCCACGCCGAAGCCCACAGCCACCGGCAACTCAGCCTGCTGGACATTTCCAGCGTCGACAAGATGAGGGCTCAAGGCCTGGACCTGACCTTCGGCGATTTCGCCGAAAACATCACCACCGAGGGACTTTCACTCTATACCCTGCCGTTGGGAACGCACCTGGTCACCAGCCGCGGCGTGGAGCTTGAGATCACCCAGATCGGCAAGGAATGCCACCACCACTGCCAGATCTACCGCCAGGTGGGGATGTGCGTCATGCCCCTTGAAGGCGTCTTTGCCAGGATACTGAAGGCCGGCGAGGTTCATGCCGGGGACACGATCAAAGTGGTCGTGCCCGAGTCAGCCGCCGCCTGA
- the moaC gene encoding cyclic pyranopterin monophosphate synthase MoaC: MELSHVDSSGAARMVDISEKYDTVRRAVAVATLVMKPETMTAIKESTIKKGDVLSAARLAGIMAAKKTPDLIPLCHPLAISSAAIAFSFVDDITLSIRSEVVCKGATGVEMEALTAASVAALTVYDMVKAIDRGMTIENIYLESKEGGKSGKYERTG, translated from the coding sequence TTGGAATTATCCCATGTCGACAGCTCAGGCGCCGCCCGCATGGTGGATATCAGCGAGAAATACGATACGGTACGCCGCGCTGTCGCCGTAGCCACGCTGGTGATGAAACCTGAAACCATGACGGCCATCAAAGAATCAACTATCAAAAAAGGCGATGTGCTGTCCGCCGCCCGCCTGGCCGGCATCATGGCGGCAAAAAAGACCCCGGATTTGATCCCGCTGTGCCATCCGCTGGCAATTTCCTCCGCCGCGATAGCTTTCAGTTTCGTCGACGACATCACGCTTTCCATCAGAAGCGAGGTCGTCTGCAAGGGCGCAACCGGCGTGGAGATGGAAGCCCTGACCGCGGCTTCAGTCGCGGCGCTCACCGTCTACGACATGGTCAAGGCGATCGACCGGGGAATGACGATTGAAAACATCTATCTCGAAAGTAAAGAAGGCGGGAAAAGCGGTAAATATGAACGCACCGGTTAA
- the moaA gene encoding GTP 3',8-cyclase MoaA, producing the protein MPDYSNNFGLQSLTAPAASQANASRCPTELYDGHNRRIDYLRISVTDRCNLSCVYCGDGRCDNLPHDAILTYEEITRVANILAGMGISHIRLTGGEPLVRPKIDVLIRMLKQLNGIDEISMTTNGTLLERWAVLLEKSGLRRVNVSVDSLKPERFREITRGGDLGRVLTGIETARQAGLNPVKVNTVVMPGVNDDEIIDFARWTIDRGANVRFIEQMPFAKGSASVTVADMKTAIETSVGKLEPVREHGSGPANYFRLPLAKGTIGFIQPVSNCFCDNCNRLRLTADGKLRLCLLDDSELDLKPMLRSDLTDDEIRQALQWAIMNKPARHHLSDGIIPEKMMRQIGG; encoded by the coding sequence ATGCCCGATTATTCCAACAACTTCGGCCTTCAAAGCCTGACCGCCCCGGCCGCTTCTCAGGCTAACGCCTCCCGCTGCCCTACCGAGCTTTATGACGGGCACAACCGGCGGATCGACTACCTGAGGATCTCAGTTACCGACCGCTGCAACCTGAGCTGCGTCTACTGCGGCGACGGCCGGTGTGATAATTTGCCGCATGACGCAATCCTGACTTACGAGGAAATCACCCGGGTCGCGAACATTCTCGCCGGCATGGGCATCTCCCATATCAGATTGACCGGAGGCGAACCGCTGGTCAGGCCGAAGATCGACGTGCTGATCAGAATGTTGAAACAACTAAACGGCATCGACGAAATTTCGATGACCACCAACGGCACCCTCCTGGAACGCTGGGCGGTGCTGCTTGAAAAGTCCGGGCTAAGGAGAGTCAATGTCAGCGTCGATTCTCTGAAACCTGAACGGTTCAGGGAGATAACCCGCGGAGGCGACTTGGGACGCGTTTTGACCGGGATCGAAACCGCCAGACAAGCGGGCTTGAACCCGGTCAAGGTCAACACCGTGGTCATGCCCGGGGTGAATGACGACGAAATCATAGATTTTGCCCGCTGGACTATCGACCGCGGAGCCAACGTGCGTTTTATCGAACAGATGCCTTTTGCCAAAGGCTCCGCGTCAGTCACCGTCGCCGACATGAAAACAGCTATCGAAACGTCGGTCGGGAAACTTGAACCGGTGCGTGAGCATGGCAGCGGACCGGCTAATTACTTCAGGCTGCCGCTGGCCAAGGGGACAATCGGCTTCATCCAACCGGTCAGCAATTGCTTTTGCGACAACTGCAACCGCCTGCGACTTACGGCTGACGGCAAATTGCGTCTGTGCCTGCTGGACGATTCAGAGCTGGACCTGAAACCGATGCTGCGCAGCGACCTGACCGATGACGAGATCAGGCAGGCTCTCCAATGGGCTATAATGAATAAACCGGCGCGACACCACCTCTCCGACGGAATCATACCGGAGAAAATGATGAGGCAGATCGGAGGTTAG
- a CDS encoding MogA/MoaB family molybdenum cofactor biosynthesis protein: MGHIEHEALAPKSVSVAVITVSDSRTLETDESGRLIKDVLINHSHRIHSYHLLPNNTPGLDSLMEDLLGSAGIDAVVITGGTGLSHKDITIETVSPKFQKRMDGFGELFRSLSYQEIGAASVLSRAAGGITNGKVVLCLPGSAAAVRLALEKIIVPELPHMVREASR; encoded by the coding sequence ATGGGACACATTGAACACGAAGCACTTGCCCCGAAATCCGTCAGCGTCGCCGTGATAACCGTCTCGGATTCGCGTACCCTGGAAACGGACGAGTCGGGACGGTTGATTAAAGATGTCCTTATCAACCATTCGCACAGGATTCATTCCTACCACCTCTTGCCGAACAACACGCCAGGACTGGACTCTCTCATGGAGGATCTGCTTGGGAGCGCCGGTATTGACGCGGTGGTAATCACCGGAGGCACCGGGCTTTCACACAAGGACATCACCATTGAAACCGTGTCGCCTAAGTTCCAAAAAAGAATGGACGGCTTTGGTGAACTGTTCAGGTCGCTCAGCTACCAGGAGATTGGCGCGGCCTCGGTCCTTTCCAGGGCGGCCGGGGGCATAACCAACGGTAAAGTGGTTCTTTGTCTGCCGGGATCCGCCGCGGCGGTGAGGCTGGCGCTTGAAAAAATAATCGTTCCCGAATTACCCCATATGGTAAGAGAGGCATCGCGTTGA
- the glp gene encoding molybdopterin molybdotransferase MoeA — MKPFGRLLDFDQAREMSLGLANPVERTETIPIDSALDRILAQDITARVSVPPFDRAAMDGYAVIAADTFGSSRNQPKKLPLAGAVFAGDSPEEALRAGNAFQIATGARLPAGADAVVMVEETELDGGTVNILKAVFPGGNIARAGEDIQQGSVLLVAGTQLNPGKVGMLASQGITEVEVFEKPRVSVVPTGEEIAATGSPLKPGQIWDINSHTVSAVVRQSGGQATMSPIARDQADSLRSSIQEALKADMVIISGGSSVGERDLMSQILAEMGEVLFHGIQVKPGKPTLLARVNGKPVLGLPGYPTSCLINAYLLASPMIRKMARRKLDQGLRLELPLAEAVPGSVGRRQFLPVRITEQRAKPMFKESGAITATALADGYIDIPANVDILPKGELVTVNLF, encoded by the coding sequence TTGAAACCTTTCGGCAGGCTGCTGGATTTTGATCAGGCACGGGAGATGTCTCTCGGGCTGGCAAACCCCGTCGAGCGCACCGAAACCATACCCATCGATTCGGCGCTTGACCGCATCCTGGCGCAGGACATCACGGCCCGCGTCTCGGTGCCGCCGTTTGACCGGGCGGCGATGGACGGGTACGCGGTCATTGCCGCCGACACTTTCGGTTCCTCCCGCAATCAACCTAAAAAGCTGCCTTTGGCCGGAGCCGTTTTCGCCGGGGATTCTCCGGAGGAAGCGCTAAGAGCCGGGAACGCCTTCCAGATAGCTACCGGCGCCCGGCTGCCCGCCGGAGCCGACGCCGTTGTCATGGTGGAAGAAACCGAACTCGACGGCGGTACGGTCAATATATTGAAGGCGGTATTCCCCGGGGGCAATATCGCCCGGGCCGGAGAAGACATCCAACAGGGATCCGTTTTACTTGTCGCGGGTACTCAACTGAATCCCGGCAAGGTGGGGATGCTCGCTTCTCAGGGGATTACCGAGGTCGAGGTCTTTGAAAAACCCCGTGTTTCGGTGGTCCCGACCGGGGAAGAGATAGCCGCAACGGGCAGCCCTCTGAAACCCGGCCAGATCTGGGACATCAATTCCCACACCGTTTCGGCCGTCGTCCGTCAGAGCGGCGGCCAGGCGACCATGTCGCCGATAGCGCGTGATCAGGCGGATTCACTCCGTTCCTCGATACAAGAGGCTTTAAAGGCAGACATGGTCATCATATCGGGAGGGTCTTCGGTGGGTGAAAGGGATCTGATGTCGCAGATTTTGGCGGAGATGGGAGAGGTTCTTTTCCACGGCATCCAGGTCAAGCCAGGAAAACCGACACTGCTCGCCAGGGTCAATGGCAAACCTGTTCTTGGGCTTCCGGGGTACCCTACCTCGTGCCTTATAAACGCCTATCTCCTGGCATCGCCGATGATCCGTAAAATGGCGCGGCGGAAACTCGACCAGGGACTCAGGTTGGAATTGCCGCTCGCGGAAGCCGTCCCTGGCTCCGTAGGCCGCCGGCAGTTCCTTCCCGTTCGGATAACGGAACAGCGGGCCAAACCTATGTTCAAAGAGTCCGGGGCTATTACCGCGACGGCGCTCGCCGACGGTTATATCGATATCCCCGCCAATGTGGACATCTTGCCCAAAGGCGAACTGGTCACGGTCAACCTGTTCTAG
- a CDS encoding molybdenum cofactor guanylyltransferase — protein sequence MNISCIILAGGKGLRLGSDKALEKVNSRTLIQHSVSVLQGLGNEIIVVTAPGKTQLGLEDYPAVRIVEDSASGKGPLMGIYAGLSASTSDLNLVVACDMPFLNPELIKYMVSVSDGYDAVIPRIGAMLEPLHAVYRRAAKDAAAELIGQGMYSLRQLLAKVRVKYIEEQEIDSLDPGRLSFFNINFPEDLTKARELLREKPPSS from the coding sequence GTGAATATTAGCTGTATCATACTTGCCGGCGGCAAAGGACTCCGCCTCGGTAGTGATAAAGCCCTGGAGAAAGTCAATTCCCGGACGCTTATCCAGCATTCGGTTTCCGTGTTACAGGGTTTGGGTAACGAAATCATCGTCGTTACGGCTCCTGGAAAGACACAACTGGGGTTGGAGGATTATCCGGCTGTCAGGATTGTCGAAGACTCCGCCTCGGGTAAGGGGCCGCTGATGGGGATTTATGCCGGCTTGTCGGCCTCGACCTCAGATTTGAACCTGGTGGTCGCCTGCGACATGCCTTTTTTGAATCCGGAATTGATCAAATATATGGTATCTGTGTCGGATGGCTATGACGCGGTTATTCCCAGGATCGGCGCTATGTTGGAACCGCTTCACGCTGTCTACCGCCGCGCCGCAAAAGATGCGGCCGCTGAACTCATCGGCCAGGGAATGTACTCTCTTCGCCAGCTGTTGGCCAAGGTTCGTGTTAAGTATATAGAAGAACAGGAGATCGACTCGCTTGATCCGGGGCGCCTCAGTTTTTTCAATATCAATTTTCCCGAGGACCTTACGAAAGCCAGGGAACTTCTTCGTGAAAAGCCACCTTCCAGTTGA